From a region of the Parus major isolate Abel chromosome 6, Parus_major1.1, whole genome shotgun sequence genome:
- the BUB3 gene encoding mitotic checkpoint protein BUB3: MKTMTGSNEFKLNQTPDDGISSVKFSPNTSQFLLVSSWDTTVRLYDVPANTMRLKYQHSGAVLDCAFYDPTHAWSGGLDQQLKMHDLNTDQENLVGAHDAPIRCVEYCPEVNVMVTGSWDQTVKLWDPRTPCNAGTFSQPEKVYTLSVSGDRLIVGTAGRRVLVWDLRNMGYVQQRRESSLKYQTRCIRAFPNKQGYVLSSIEGRVAVEYLDPSPEIQKKKYAFKCHRLKENNIEQIYPVNAISFHNVHNTFATGGSDGFVNIWDPFNKKRLCQFHRYPTSIASLAFSNDGTTLAIASSYMYEMDDIEHPEDGIYIRQVTDAETKPKST, translated from the exons ATGACGGGATCAAACGAGTTCAAACTCAACCAAACTCCAGATGATGGGATTTCATCAGTAAAGTTTAGTCCAAACACATCTCAGTTTCTGCTCGTTTCATCCTGGGACACAACTGTTCGGCTCTATGATGTTCCTGCCAACACCATGAGACTCAAATATCAGCATTCAGGAGCTGTCCTGGACTGTGCTTTTTAT GATCCTACCCATGCCTGGAGTGGAGGGTTGGATCAGCAACTGAAAATGCACGACTTAAACACGGACCAAG AAAACCTTGTTGGTGCCCACGATGCTCCTATCAGGTGTGTGGAGTATTGCCCAGAGGTGAATGTCATGGTGACTGGCAGCTGGGATCAAACAGTCAAACTCTGGGATCCCAGAACTCCCTGTAATGCAGGAACCTTCTCCCAGCCTGAAAAG gTCTACACCCTCTCTGTGTCTGGGGACAGACTGATTGTGGGGACAGCAGGTCGGAGGGTGCTGGTGTGGGATTTGAGGAACATGGGATACGTTCAGCAGCGAAGGGAATCGAGCCTGAAATACCAGACCCGCTGCATCAGAGCATTCCCCAACAAGCAG GGTTATGTTCTAAGTTCTATTGAAGGTCGTGTAGCTGTGGAATATTTGGATCCAAGCCCAGAAATCCAGAAGAAGAAATACGCATTCAAATGTCACCGTTTGAAGGAGAATAACATTGAGCAGATTTATCCAGTTAATGCCATTTCTTTCCATAATGTCCACAACACGTTTGCTACAG GCGGCTCCGATGGCTTTGTGAATATCTGGGATCCCTTTAACAAGAAGAGGCTGTGCCAGTTCCATCGGTATCCCACCAGCATCGCCTCCCTGGCCTTCAGCAACGACGGAACCACCCTGGCCATAGCTTCTTCCTACATGTACGAAATGGATGACATCGAGCACCCCGAGGACGGCATCTACATCCGCCAAGTGACAGATGCAGAAACAAAGCCCAA